One stretch of Roseimicrobium sp. ORNL1 DNA includes these proteins:
- a CDS encoding YifB family Mg chelatase-like AAA ATPase, translated as MIARTFSATLLGVNAVEVEIECHHAEGNNFRITVVGLPDTAVKEARDRVIAAVTSSGFYMPFSGYVTFNLAPADLPKQGPAFDLPLALTAIAGREGIAAERLLECCIVGELALNGELRPVRGVLAIAQSARDKGRKQLILPKRVAVEASVVQGIEIIGVNDLREAVQYLKGEKAIEPEPCRAAEYFQAHAIYGIDFNEVKGQQDAKRAIEVAVAGGHNLLMVGPPGTGKSMLAKRIPTIMPGMSEEEAIDTTKIHSASGLLSDNCAFIATRPFRPPHHTISDAGLLGGGTNPGPGEVSLSHHGVLFLDELPEFRRSTLEVMRQPLEDGKVTISRAVGTVTFPAQFMLVAAMNPCPCGYYGDLKRECRCGPALIQKYRQRISGPLLDRIDLHVDVPAVDFKTLSSQEHAETSEDIRARVEKARAIQRERFKPERGMHTNASMTPRLIRKHCELNAEASGYLEHAMNGSNFSARAHDRILKVARTLADLHGSEKVEGDHLLEAINYRTLDRALWS; from the coding sequence ATGATTGCGAGAACCTTTTCAGCAACCCTGCTCGGCGTGAATGCCGTGGAGGTAGAGATCGAGTGTCATCACGCCGAGGGGAACAACTTCCGCATCACCGTGGTGGGACTGCCAGATACTGCGGTGAAGGAGGCGCGGGACCGGGTCATTGCCGCGGTGACCAGCAGCGGATTCTACATGCCCTTCAGCGGGTATGTCACCTTCAACCTGGCGCCGGCGGATCTGCCGAAGCAGGGCCCCGCATTCGACCTGCCTCTCGCACTGACGGCGATTGCCGGGCGCGAAGGCATCGCGGCAGAGCGCCTGCTGGAATGTTGCATTGTGGGTGAGCTGGCCCTCAATGGCGAGCTGCGTCCGGTGCGTGGTGTGCTTGCCATTGCGCAATCGGCTCGCGACAAGGGACGCAAGCAGTTGATTCTGCCCAAGCGCGTGGCCGTCGAGGCCAGCGTGGTCCAGGGAATTGAGATCATTGGCGTGAATGATCTGCGCGAGGCAGTGCAATATCTGAAAGGTGAAAAAGCCATCGAACCTGAGCCCTGCCGTGCCGCCGAGTACTTCCAAGCGCATGCCATCTACGGCATCGACTTCAACGAGGTGAAGGGCCAGCAGGATGCGAAGCGCGCCATCGAAGTCGCGGTGGCAGGCGGGCACAATCTCCTGATGGTCGGCCCGCCCGGCACCGGCAAGTCCATGCTGGCCAAGCGCATTCCCACCATCATGCCCGGCATGAGTGAGGAGGAGGCGATCGACACCACGAAGATTCACAGCGCCAGCGGCCTGCTGAGCGACAATTGCGCCTTCATCGCCACCCGCCCCTTCCGTCCCCCGCACCATACCATCAGCGATGCGGGCCTGCTCGGCGGCGGCACCAATCCCGGCCCCGGTGAAGTGAGCCTCAGCCATCATGGTGTATTATTTCTGGATGAGCTGCCCGAGTTCCGCCGCTCCACGCTGGAGGTGATGCGCCAGCCGCTGGAGGATGGGAAAGTCACCATCAGCCGCGCCGTCGGCACGGTCACCTTCCCCGCACAATTCATGCTGGTCGCCGCCATGAATCCCTGCCCCTGCGGCTACTACGGTGACCTGAAACGCGAGTGCCGTTGTGGTCCTGCGCTCATCCAAAAATACCGCCAGCGCATCAGCGGCCCGCTTTTGGACCGTATCGACTTGCACGTGGACGTCCCGGCGGTGGACTTCAAAACGCTCTCCTCCCAGGAGCATGCCGAGACTTCAGAAGACATCCGTGCCCGCGTGGAAAAGGCCCGCGCCATCCAGCGGGAACGTTTCAAACCGGAGCGCGGCATGCATACCAATGCGAGCATGACCCCGCGCCTGATCCGCAAGCACTGCGAACTCAATGCCGAGGCTTCCGGTTACCTGGAGCACGCCATGAACGGGAGCAACTTCAGCGCCCGCGCCCATGACCGCATCCTGAAAGTGGCACGGACGCTCGCGGACCTGCATGGTTCAGAAAAAGTCGAAGGAGACCACCTGCTGGAAGCCATCAACTACCGCACGCTCGACCGCGCGTTGTGGAGTTGA
- a CDS encoding ankyrin repeat domain-containing protein: MKTRTLLSAVLLLFSVAAGAAATPEPTKLEASLLAAARAGDAAEVSRLITKSLEKRSFDDTSAKGLLDGLVRDGELPAFTVLLGELRKTLVGKDWQPDDALLTEAVRGGRKEMIDAMLASWLDPARLEGRRDAGDAEMAEWVMRRATETRRQRANQDELVAAAGKGDVATMRRLLDAGVNVNCVATSRHTPLTQAAVKSQIEAVRLLLDRGAAVDQPKHPGWDYTPLCLTKSVAIAELLKASGANVHARLFGRDVSILTYIARYGGADMVEWMLKQGLDPKMIGDHKQNLLFDAGDARTVELLLAAGVDPNCVDEFGRAPLSGAPNAEIARKLIAAGAKVEGGDALFNDMVYQHASVGVMEAVIEARGKMDPAAAQRALIAAAHIDQAEAAEVLLKHGAKANEKGQWGASPDFQIFPLQVCTIHGSPKVAKVLLKHGADPNACEWSGGLLQNAIMNRHADVAKILREAGAKGVSDLAFHLAMKDGAKVRELLQAAPSFAEKPEFWKAALPAAARLGELDALRVALRKGVPLAPSPEENAFDAAASEGQHEALAELLAHRGKRDDTSDLKQPLWSAVLNSHPYDDQRPAPDFERCVKLLLEAGAFAASDHLPGTEPSEGEDGMQLALVTTAVFTRNPGGNANVIEMLVAAGANPNPPAGNAAGEAKHLSDLMQDACTQQGCSTPFERTIAAVEKAAKVVIKR; the protein is encoded by the coding sequence ATGAAGACACGCACTCTCCTTTCCGCCGTCCTTCTGCTTTTTTCCGTGGCTGCCGGAGCGGCTGCGACTCCGGAACCCACGAAGCTCGAGGCCTCCCTCCTCGCAGCGGCACGCGCGGGTGATGCCGCGGAGGTCTCCCGGCTCATCACGAAGTCATTGGAAAAGCGCTCGTTCGATGACACCAGTGCCAAGGGACTACTCGACGGACTGGTGCGCGACGGCGAACTGCCGGCCTTCACGGTGCTGCTGGGTGAACTGCGCAAGACACTCGTGGGCAAGGACTGGCAGCCGGACGACGCGTTGCTCACGGAGGCGGTTCGAGGCGGACGCAAGGAGATGATCGATGCCATGCTCGCAAGCTGGCTCGATCCCGCCCGCCTGGAAGGCCGGCGCGATGCCGGTGACGCGGAGATGGCGGAGTGGGTCATGCGGCGGGCCACCGAGACGCGGCGGCAACGGGCCAATCAGGACGAACTCGTTGCGGCCGCAGGCAAGGGCGATGTGGCGACCATGCGGCGGCTGCTCGATGCGGGTGTGAACGTGAACTGCGTGGCCACAAGCCGGCACACGCCGCTGACCCAAGCTGCGGTCAAGAGCCAGATCGAAGCGGTGCGGCTGCTGCTTGATCGTGGGGCGGCCGTGGATCAGCCGAAGCATCCCGGCTGGGACTACACACCGCTCTGCCTCACCAAGTCCGTAGCCATCGCAGAACTGCTGAAGGCGAGTGGAGCGAACGTGCATGCCAGGCTCTTCGGGCGTGATGTGAGCATTCTCACCTATATCGCCCGCTACGGTGGGGCGGACATGGTCGAGTGGATGCTGAAGCAAGGGCTCGATCCGAAGATGATCGGCGACCACAAACAGAACCTCCTCTTTGACGCGGGAGACGCGCGCACGGTCGAACTGCTGCTCGCCGCCGGCGTGGATCCCAACTGTGTGGACGAGTTTGGCCGGGCACCGCTCTCTGGCGCGCCGAACGCGGAGATCGCCCGCAAGCTGATCGCTGCAGGCGCGAAGGTAGAGGGTGGAGACGCGCTCTTCAACGACATGGTCTACCAGCATGCTTCCGTTGGTGTGATGGAGGCGGTGATCGAAGCGCGCGGCAAGATGGATCCCGCCGCGGCCCAGAGAGCGCTGATCGCAGCGGCGCACATTGATCAGGCCGAGGCGGCGGAAGTACTGCTGAAGCATGGCGCGAAAGCCAACGAGAAGGGGCAATGGGGCGCGTCGCCCGACTTCCAGATCTTTCCGCTGCAGGTCTGCACGATCCACGGCTCGCCCAAGGTGGCGAAAGTCCTGCTCAAGCACGGGGCTGACCCCAACGCATGCGAGTGGTCGGGAGGTCTGCTCCAGAACGCCATCATGAACCGCCACGCAGACGTGGCGAAGATTCTGCGGGAAGCAGGCGCGAAGGGCGTCTCCGACCTCGCGTTCCACCTCGCGATGAAAGACGGTGCGAAGGTGCGCGAGCTTTTGCAGGCGGCACCCTCCTTTGCCGAGAAGCCGGAGTTCTGGAAGGCCGCATTGCCGGCAGCGGCCCGCCTGGGTGAGCTGGATGCCTTACGCGTGGCCCTCAGGAAAGGCGTGCCACTCGCGCCGAGCCCCGAGGAGAATGCCTTCGATGCGGCCGCCTCCGAGGGGCAGCACGAGGCGCTCGCCGAACTCCTCGCTCATCGTGGCAAACGGGATGACACAAGCGACCTGAAGCAACCGCTGTGGAGTGCGGTGTTGAATTCGCATCCCTACGACGACCAGCGACCCGCGCCGGACTTCGAGAGATGCGTGAAGCTGTTGCTGGAGGCAGGAGCATTCGCCGCCTCGGACCATCTGCCAGGAACAGAGCCTTCAGAGGGGGAAGACGGGATGCAGCTGGCTTTAGTGACCACCGCCGTCTTCACGCGGAATCCGGGCGGCAACGCGAATGTCATCGAGATGCTCGTGGCTGCAGGCGCCAATCCGAATCCACCTGCGGGCAATGCTGCGGGCGAAGCCAAGCACCTCAGTGACCTGATGCAGGACGCCTGCACGCAGCAAGGATGCTCCACCCCCTTTGAACGGACGATCGCTGCGGTGGAGAAGGCGGCGAAGGTGGTAATCAAGCGGTGA
- a CDS encoding autotransporter domain-containing protein has product MVGPSAVWANTKASGFPSGFDIGSSTGGTATLNILLGGTVTNASHALIARSTGSTATVTVDGPGSTWTNDSLLVVGDATGGSTGTLNIQNGGTVNMAEQVTLGRWAGGTGILNIGAGGAAGVLNVYNVHGGEGTAVLNFNHNNADYYFSANGASTGAAVLISGSTKVYQLGSGKTILTGANTYTGGTTIQNGILQIGAGGAMGSIVGDVFNDASLVFDVSTDIGLDGDITGSGTLTKQGVGTLTLTGDSTLGGVTTINAGALQIGDGGATGSISGNITNDGALVFNNSDVLTYGGIISGTGTFTQDGGTTGTGMLTLTGVNTYNGTTTINGGVLSVNGSINSATTVHSGGTLSGSGSIIGAVTVADGGILAAGNSPGTLTMGELALNNGSQLDFELGVSGVNSDLIDVVADLNGSGSTGNLVLDGVLNVTDAGGFVAGVPYRLMNYDGALVDQGLTLGNLLAGYNITVDTSAAHQVNLFADYTGLQFWDGVGPPLDGVVHGGSGTWNATDYNWTNGDGLGQALWAELTAVFSGSSGTVEVDGTHTIRGLHFSTGGYFLTESNGGGSLSLAAGGAEFRIDEGLVATLAVPLIGDGALTKTGDGEIVLTGVNTYAGGTTVRFGTLTIDGGSISHPDSGVYVGSVSGDNGVLNIRNGGSVLSLNGIIGFQTGSVGTVTVTGVGSTWSDGGDLTVGAWGTGTLNVENGGKVNVNAGAGVLYLGSSAGSSGVLNIGKGASAGVLNAAEVQGVVLDAAVLNFNHTEADYYFTKDGTSTGAPVLITGSTQVHYIGSGQTTLAGVNTYTGATYVNAGTLNVIGSIANTGLHLAGGKFSPGNVGTVQAVTVASLSLTGGGVLMDLADGGVSDHITVTDGLASLTAPTLFTFNNLGTQQFQIHPLIDGLDASHPWDLNLLSAIGAEGRFLLNQDQTQLYYAYFEGGVISGPLIENDFPTATPLNADFLLNGRVRTASLFRSNTVKSLIFNSGSSLKVFNTLTVTDGNFTVNGGRASINGGQILVPGDFHKNGGGTLVTNTVLQIGGSANIHQGALFVNGTFEAGRVNVFRGGLLGGSGVILGDVFNSGTVAPGNSPGTLTIIGNYTQRKSSTLQIEIASEKVFDRLVVSGTARVDGTLDIRNYRGSTLSYGQQVPFLQAGRIVGTFDEILMPEDDLFRGRFINAGHIGILLVAPTSYTLVAETPNQTRVAHALDRWIGIEDGDIGALTLALDLLTAEQYPAAFEAIMPGYYEAALSTGIELSQSQGQMLFQQLSSRRLGMKPPASAPAAPAAPVSAKGTKNVAPVQPQVAITQAPQWNAWMQGSGLFSEGGLSLNPGEDFESGTFMVGADFAVGEHVSLGLFASYQEGWGDYDHGGDTDLESVRFGGYATFDYEGFYASGAVGGGTTDYSVKRAIEWATLDRTARSDPDGTEFFTLLGTGYDFHAGNFTFGPSLSAQYTKLQVDEFTESGADTLDLRVRDAEEESLRTYLGGRIAYTLKVSERLTVIPELRAFWEHEFLQGGERMNAALNGGSGPDFSYVTEEPGKDAMYVGVGLNFLMGEILTTSVYYHANFGRNDDAQHTVSVSVNWMF; this is encoded by the coding sequence GTGGTGGGGCCCTCTGCGGTATGGGCGAACACCAAAGCCAGCGGCTTTCCGAGTGGGTTTGATATAGGTTCCTCGACGGGAGGGACGGCCACTCTGAACATCCTCCTTGGCGGCACGGTTACGAATGCGTCGCATGCTTTAATCGCCAGATCTACAGGATCAACCGCAACAGTGACGGTGGATGGGCCCGGTTCTACCTGGACGAACGACAGCTTGCTTGTGGTGGGAGACGCCACCGGGGGCAGCACGGGCACGCTGAACATCCAGAACGGCGGCACGGTGAACATGGCAGAGCAAGTGACACTTGGCAGGTGGGCGGGGGGCACAGGAATCCTGAACATTGGCGCGGGCGGTGCGGCGGGGGTGCTCAATGTCTATAACGTCCATGGAGGCGAGGGCACGGCGGTGCTGAACTTCAACCACAACAATGCCGACTACTACTTCAGTGCGAATGGTGCCTCGACAGGCGCGGCGGTATTGATTTCGGGAAGCACGAAAGTGTATCAGCTTGGCAGTGGCAAAACCATACTAACGGGGGCCAACACTTATACGGGCGGCACGACGATTCAGAACGGCATCCTGCAAATTGGCGCCGGTGGAGCGATGGGCAGCATCGTTGGTGATGTGTTCAACGATGCCTCGCTGGTCTTCGATGTGAGCACGGATATTGGCTTGGATGGTGATATCACCGGCAGCGGTACACTCACCAAGCAGGGCGTCGGCACGCTCACCCTCACCGGGGATAGTACCTTGGGCGGTGTCACCACCATCAATGCGGGTGCCCTTCAGATCGGCGACGGCGGTGCCACGGGTTCCATCTCGGGCAATATAACCAATGATGGCGCGCTGGTTTTCAACAACAGCGATGTTCTGACCTATGGAGGCATCATCAGCGGTACGGGCACGTTCACCCAGGACGGGGGCACTACGGGCACAGGCATGCTGACGCTCACGGGCGTGAACACCTATAACGGAACCACGACGATCAATGGTGGCGTCCTGAGCGTGAATGGTTCGATCAACTCTGCGACCACGGTCCACAGCGGGGGCACGCTGAGCGGTTCCGGTTCCATCATCGGGGCAGTTACGGTGGCGGATGGTGGGATCCTTGCTGCGGGTAACAGTCCCGGCACGCTGACCATGGGAGAACTGGCCTTGAACAACGGATCACAGCTGGACTTCGAACTGGGTGTTTCCGGTGTGAACAGCGATCTCATCGATGTGGTAGCCGATCTGAATGGTTCGGGTTCCACGGGAAACCTGGTGTTGGATGGGGTTCTTAACGTCACCGATGCCGGTGGATTTGTCGCTGGCGTTCCATACCGGCTCATGAACTACGATGGAGCGCTGGTGGATCAAGGTCTCACTCTTGGCAATCTCCTGGCGGGTTATAACATCACGGTGGATACGTCTGCGGCACATCAGGTTAATTTGTTTGCCGACTACACGGGTCTTCAGTTCTGGGATGGCGTGGGGCCACCTCTGGACGGCGTGGTTCATGGGGGGAGCGGCACATGGAATGCGACGGACTACAACTGGACGAATGGCGATGGCCTTGGTCAGGCGCTGTGGGCTGAGCTGACCGCGGTATTCAGCGGGAGTTCCGGCACGGTCGAGGTGGACGGCACCCATACCATTCGTGGGCTGCATTTCAGCACGGGTGGCTATTTCCTGACCGAAAGCAATGGTGGTGGATCCTTGTCACTGGCGGCCGGTGGAGCGGAGTTCCGAATCGATGAAGGACTTGTAGCCACGCTTGCGGTTCCACTCATCGGTGATGGTGCATTGACCAAGACGGGCGACGGGGAAATCGTGCTTACCGGAGTGAATACTTATGCCGGCGGCACCACGGTGCGTTTTGGTACTCTTACCATTGATGGAGGCTCGATCAGTCATCCGGACTCCGGGGTCTACGTTGGGAGCGTATCGGGAGACAACGGGGTGTTGAACATCCGGAATGGCGGCAGTGTTTTGTCTTTGAATGGCATCATTGGTTTCCAGACTGGTTCTGTGGGGACTGTCACCGTGACGGGAGTTGGTTCCACATGGTCGGATGGCGGTGATCTTACTGTGGGCGCCTGGGGCACCGGGACACTGAACGTTGAGAACGGTGGCAAGGTGAATGTGAATGCAGGTGCGGGGGTTCTTTATCTGGGGTCTTCCGCAGGCTCCAGCGGTGTGTTGAACATCGGCAAGGGTGCCAGTGCAGGCGTGCTCAACGCCGCAGAAGTCCAGGGGGTTGTCCTTGACGCAGCTGTGTTGAACTTCAATCACACCGAGGCGGACTACTATTTCACCAAGGATGGCACCTCGACTGGGGCACCGGTACTCATTACGGGCAGCACCCAGGTTCACTATATCGGCAGTGGTCAGACGACACTCGCGGGAGTGAACACCTACACTGGAGCCACGTATGTCAATGCAGGCACCCTCAACGTCATCGGTTCCATTGCCAACACCGGATTGCATCTAGCCGGGGGGAAATTCAGTCCAGGGAATGTGGGCACGGTACAGGCAGTGACGGTGGCAAGCCTGTCCCTTACGGGCGGAGGTGTGCTCATGGATCTCGCTGACGGTGGTGTTTCCGATCATATCACCGTCACGGATGGTCTGGCCTCGCTCACGGCGCCGACCCTGTTCACTTTCAATAATCTTGGTACCCAACAATTCCAGATCCACCCGCTTATCGATGGTCTGGACGCGAGCCATCCATGGGATCTGAATCTATTGAGCGCTATCGGTGCCGAGGGTCGGTTTCTATTGAATCAGGATCAAACGCAACTGTACTATGCATACTTCGAGGGCGGAGTGATCAGCGGGCCGTTGATCGAAAACGACTTCCCCACCGCTACCCCGCTCAACGCCGACTTCCTTCTGAATGGCCGGGTCCGGACCGCGTCGCTCTTCCGCAGCAATACCGTCAAATCTCTCATCTTCAATTCCGGCAGTTCCTTGAAGGTGTTCAACACCCTGACGGTGACCGATGGCAACTTCACGGTGAACGGTGGTCGCGCTTCTATCAACGGCGGCCAGATCCTCGTGCCAGGCGACTTCCACAAGAACGGCGGCGGCACGCTTGTAACCAACACCGTGCTTCAGATCGGCGGCAGCGCGAACATCCATCAGGGCGCTCTGTTCGTGAACGGCACTTTCGAGGCCGGCCGCGTCAATGTCTTCCGCGGCGGCCTTCTCGGCGGCAGCGGCGTCATCCTCGGTGATGTGTTTAATTCCGGCACGGTGGCGCCCGGAAACTCTCCCGGCACGCTGACGATCATCGGCAACTACACCCAGAGGAAGTCCAGCACCCTGCAGATTGAGATTGCGAGCGAGAAGGTCTTCGACCGGCTGGTGGTCAGTGGCACGGCGAGGGTCGACGGCACGCTGGACATTCGCAACTACCGCGGGAGCACCCTGAGCTACGGCCAGCAGGTGCCCTTCCTGCAGGCGGGGAGGATCGTGGGCACCTTTGATGAGATCCTCATGCCGGAAGATGACCTCTTCCGCGGACGGTTTATCAATGCCGGACACATCGGCATCCTGCTGGTGGCTCCGACGAGCTACACGCTGGTGGCGGAGACTCCCAATCAAACCCGTGTGGCACACGCGCTGGATCGCTGGATCGGCATTGAGGACGGGGACATCGGGGCGCTGACGCTCGCATTGGACTTGCTCACGGCGGAGCAGTACCCGGCGGCTTTTGAAGCGATCATGCCGGGGTATTACGAAGCGGCACTGAGCACCGGGATTGAGTTGAGCCAGAGCCAGGGGCAGATGCTGTTCCAGCAGCTCAGTTCAAGAAGACTGGGCATGAAACCGCCGGCATCGGCGCCTGCCGCACCTGCTGCCCCCGTCAGCGCCAAGGGCACGAAGAACGTGGCGCCAGTGCAGCCCCAGGTGGCGATTACCCAAGCACCGCAGTGGAATGCGTGGATGCAGGGAAGCGGGCTGTTTTCCGAAGGTGGGCTGAGTCTGAACCCGGGAGAGGATTTCGAGAGCGGGACCTTCATGGTGGGAGCGGACTTTGCGGTGGGCGAACATGTGTCGCTGGGGCTCTTTGCAAGCTACCAGGAAGGATGGGGCGACTATGACCATGGAGGGGACACGGATCTGGAGAGTGTGCGCTTTGGCGGGTATGCGACCTTTGACTACGAGGGGTTCTATGCGAGCGGAGCGGTGGGTGGTGGCACGACCGATTACAGTGTAAAGCGGGCGATCGAGTGGGCGACGCTCGATCGCACGGCGCGAAGTGATCCGGATGGGACGGAGTTTTTCACGTTGCTGGGGACAGGGTATGACTTTCACGCGGGGAACTTCACGTTCGGGCCGTCGTTGAGCGCGCAGTACACGAAGCTGCAAGTCGACGAGTTCACGGAAAGCGGAGCGGACACATTGGATCTGCGGGTGAGGGATGCGGAGGAGGAAAGTCTGCGCACGTATCTGGGGGGAAGGATTGCGTATACGCTGAAGGTAAGTGAGCGACTGACAGTGATCCCGGAGTTGCGGGCGTTCTGGGAGCATGAGTTCCTTCAGGGAGGGGAGCGCATGAACGCGGCGCTCAACGGCGGCAGCGGACCTGATTTCAGCTATGTGACGGAGGAGCCGGGGAAGGATGCGATGTATGTCGGAGTAGGCCTGAACTTTTTAATGGGAGAGATCCTGACGACCAGTGTGTATTACCACGCGAACTTCGGGCGCAACGATGATGCGCAGCACACGGTGTCCGTCAGTGTGAACTGGATGTTTTAG
- a CDS encoding ABC transporter ATP-binding protein: protein MKNEPQEDVFSEKLDLKLWGRVFRHALPYKRLLTPLAIAAVGIAICDASFALVTRWTVDAVAQQQQQQVNLWPYATVYFVVALALSIGVWMFINAAGGLSNNMSHDIRQECFKKLQELEFAYFDHRPTGWLISRLTSDCDKLARIIAWGTLDVLWAVCLVFIIAVVMVIMQPLLGLLVLSVVPPLVWVSAVFQKKLLLSSRETRKYNSMITASYAEELQGLRTTKSLVRESENQREFEVLSTQMYGVSIQNALQSAVYIPIVLTLGSVAAGIALWRGGADVLSGSLSLGTLVAFIFYAGQFFNPINQIAQTLVQMQGAQAAGERVLSLLATMPEIRDHEEVQVRLREWDRPDRPVDVAPDGYEREIRSVTFDHVDFSYQTGEPVLQDFNLTVEAGQTIALVGASGGGKSTIVNLAARFYEPTGGRILVNGRDLRDRSLEWYHSNLGIVLQGPHLFSGTVRENIRYGRLDATDAEVEAAARSVNADSFIRALEKGYDTDVGEGGNRLSTGQKQLVSFARALLADPRIFIMDEATSSIDTETEQLIQQGLKAIFEGRISFVIAHRLSTIRGADRILVIEKGRIVESGTHGELMTAHGHYHALYTQQFRNEQVEHMLDVGVVGA from the coding sequence ATGAAAAACGAACCTCAGGAAGATGTCTTCAGTGAGAAGCTTGATCTCAAGCTTTGGGGCCGCGTGTTCCGCCATGCGCTGCCCTACAAGCGGCTGTTGACTCCTCTGGCCATCGCTGCGGTGGGCATCGCCATCTGCGATGCCAGCTTCGCCCTGGTGACCCGCTGGACAGTAGATGCCGTGGCCCAGCAGCAGCAACAGCAGGTAAACCTGTGGCCCTATGCGACCGTGTACTTCGTGGTGGCCCTCGCGCTTTCCATCGGGGTATGGATGTTCATCAACGCGGCAGGCGGGCTCTCCAACAACATGAGCCACGACATCCGGCAGGAGTGCTTCAAGAAGCTCCAGGAGCTGGAGTTTGCCTATTTTGACCATCGGCCCACCGGCTGGTTGATTTCCAGGCTGACCTCCGACTGTGACAAGCTGGCCCGCATCATCGCGTGGGGCACGCTGGATGTGCTCTGGGCCGTGTGTCTCGTGTTCATCATCGCTGTGGTGATGGTGATCATGCAGCCGCTGCTGGGCCTGCTGGTGCTCTCGGTCGTGCCGCCGCTGGTGTGGGTGAGTGCGGTGTTTCAGAAGAAGCTGCTCCTCAGTTCACGTGAGACGAGGAAGTACAACTCCATGATCACCGCCTCTTACGCCGAGGAACTGCAGGGCCTGCGCACCACGAAGTCGCTCGTACGGGAAAGCGAGAACCAGCGGGAGTTCGAGGTGCTGTCCACCCAGATGTATGGCGTCTCCATCCAGAACGCCCTGCAGTCCGCGGTGTACATTCCCATCGTGCTCACCCTGGGTAGCGTGGCCGCGGGCATTGCCCTGTGGCGTGGCGGTGCGGATGTGTTGAGCGGCTCCCTGAGTCTGGGGACGCTGGTGGCGTTCATCTTCTATGCCGGTCAGTTCTTCAACCCCATCAACCAGATCGCGCAGACGCTGGTGCAGATGCAGGGTGCGCAGGCTGCGGGTGAGCGCGTGCTGAGCCTGCTGGCCACCATGCCGGAGATCCGCGATCACGAGGAGGTGCAGGTGCGACTGCGCGAGTGGGATCGTCCTGACCGGCCTGTAGATGTGGCGCCGGACGGATACGAACGGGAGATCCGCAGCGTGACCTTTGATCACGTGGACTTCTCCTACCAGACGGGAGAGCCGGTGTTGCAGGACTTTAACCTCACGGTGGAGGCTGGCCAGACCATTGCTCTGGTAGGGGCGAGTGGCGGAGGGAAGAGCACCATCGTGAACCTCGCCGCGCGATTCTACGAGCCCACGGGCGGGCGTATCCTGGTGAATGGACGGGATCTCCGCGACCGCAGCCTGGAGTGGTACCATTCCAATCTCGGTATCGTGCTCCAGGGGCCTCACCTCTTCAGTGGCACCGTGCGGGAGAACATCCGCTATGGCAGGCTGGATGCGACCGATGCCGAGGTGGAGGCAGCTGCCCGAAGCGTGAATGCGGACAGCTTCATCCGTGCCCTGGAGAAGGGCTATGACACCGACGTGGGTGAGGGAGGAAACCGACTCTCTACCGGGCAGAAGCAGCTCGTATCCTTCGCCAGGGCGCTGCTGGCGGATCCGCGTATTTTCATCATGGACGAGGCCACCTCCTCCATCGACACGGAGACGGAGCAGCTCATCCAGCAGGGGCTCAAGGCCATCTTCGAGGGCCGTATCAGCTTCGTCATCGCCCACCGTCTCTCCACGATTCGCGGAGCGGATCGCATTCTAGTTATCGAGAAAGGCCGCATTGTGGAAAGCGGCACGCATGGCGAACTGATGACCGCCCACGGGCACTACCATGCCCTGTACACGCAGCAGTTCAGGAATGAACAGGTGGAGCACATGCTGGATGTAGGGGTTGTTGGCGCTTAG